The genomic window CTGGCGGACCGCCGGATCGATCTCGACGTCTCCCCGGACGCCCTGGCCTGGCTGGCCGAGGAGGGCAACGACCCGGCGTACGGTGCCCGGCCGCTGCGCCGTCTCATCCAGACGGCGATCGGCGACCGGCTCGCGAAGGAGATCCTCGCGGGCGAGGTCAAGGACGGCGACACGGTCCGGGTGGACCGGGCGGGCGACGGCCTGATCGTGGGAGCCGCGACCGCGGCGAAGACCCTCTAGACCGCGCTTCGTGTCCCCGGCCGGCGGACTTCACGCCCCGGCCGGGGACACGCGTGTGTGCGGCCCCGTCCGCATTTATGCGTGCATCGGGCATGTGTCTTCCCCGGGGTCGCCCATGAAATCGAGCCGAAATTTTACTTTTCGTGGCCGAATGATGGGCGGCCCCCTTCGGGGGCACCACTTTTTGTACCCCGCCGATACATATTGTCACCCTCGATCGCAACAGGGATCCGATGAGAGCGACGCGCCGAGTCCGGCGCGATATCGGGGCACTCCGGACCCTTTTCCCCGTTGTCGGGCAGGGCGGTTTCGAATTCTGGGAACGGTAAGGTACGCGCATGACGGAGCGGATACCTGGCGATATCGGTGCGGAGTCGAAGGATTTCGGAAGTGGCAGTCTCATTCGCCTCAGCGAATTTCGTTTGCTGTGGGCGGCATATGCCCAATCGGTCCTGGGCGACCAGCTGGCGCGGGTCGCGCTGTCGCTGCTGGTCTTCGAACGCACCGAGTCGGCCGGCTGGACGGCGGCGACCTACGCCCTCACGACCCTGCCCGCCCTGCTGTCCGGGGTGCTCCTGACCGGTCTGGCGGACCGGTTCCCCCGGCGCACGGTCATGGTCGGCTGCGACCTGGTGCGCGCCGCCCTCGTCGGCCTGATGGCCCTGCCCGGTACGCCGTTGCCGCTGCTGGCCGGGCTGCTGGTGCTGGCGCAGCTCTGCGAGGCCCCGTTCGGAGCCTCGCAGGGCGCCCTGATGCCGGCCGTGCTCGGCGAGCGCCTCTACGAACGCGGGCAGCGGGTCATCGTGATCACCCACCAGGCCGGGCAGCTGGTCGGCTTCGCCGCGGGCGGCGTGCTGGTCGTGTGGCTGGGCAGTCACCTCTCGCTGGGCCTGAACGCGGCCACGTTCCTGATCTCGGCCGTCCTGATCCGGCTGGGCGTCACGGCGCGGCCGGTGGACGCGGACGCCGGCGCGCGGCCGAAGCGGATGCACATCCAGGTGCGCAGCGCGGCGGCCCTGATCTGGTCGGACCCGCGGCTTCGGTCGCTGGTCGCGCTCGGCTGGCTCGCGGGATTCATCGTGCTCCCGGAGGGTCTTGCCGCACCGTTCGCCGAGGAGGCCGGCGGGAGCGCCGCGTCGGTGGGGCTCCTGCTCGCCGCGCACCCCGCGGGCATGGTCCTGGGCGCCGCGCTGCTGGGGCGGGCGGCCGTGGGAGCGGAGCGCCGCCGGCGGCTGCTCGGGCCGCTCGCCGTGGGGGCGAATCTCCCGCTGCTCGTCTACTGGGCCGGCCCCGGCGTGGCGGTCGCCCTGCTGGTGCTGCTGGTGTCGGGCATCTGCTCGGCGTACCAGATCACCGCGGGGGCGACCTTCGTGATGCTGACCCCGGCCGACCAGCGCGGTCAGGCGCTCGGACTGGCCAGGTCGGGGCTGACCGCCATGCAGGGGATCGGCGTCGCCGCCGGGGGCCTGGTGACGGAGCTGTCCGGGTCCTCGGCCAGGACCATCGGCGGGGCGGGGCTCGTCGGAACGGCCTGCGCGGTCGTGGTCGCGGTCGCGTGGGCGCGCGCCAGGCAGGCGAGCGCGGGGACGATTCCCCTGAGCGCGTAGGACTACAGGCCTCGATCGCGGCTAGGGTCGAAGGCACGCAAACACGTGCGATCCACAGGAGTACCCAGCGATGTCTATCGACCCGTCCTCGATCCCCAACTTCGGGGGCCAGCCCGAACCGCAGGCGTCAGGACCCGAGGGCCCGGTGATTCCGGACCAGGACCTCGTCAAGCAGCTTCTCGAGCAGATGGAGCTGAAGTACGTCGTCGACGACGAGGGTGACCTCGCCGCGCCGTGGGAAGAGTTCCGCACGTACTTCATGTTCCGCGGCGAGGAGGAGCAGCAGGTCTTCTCGGTGCGGACGTTCTACGACCGTCCGCACGCTCTGGACCAGCGTCCCGTGCTCCTCGACGCGATCGACGACTGGAACCGCCGCACCCTGTGGCCCAAGGTCTATACCCACGCCCACGAGGGCGAGGAGGGCGTCGCCGGCTCCGTGCGGCTGATCGGTGAGGCGCAGATGCTCATCGGCACCGGCGTCAGCCTGGAGCACTTCGTCTCCTCGACGGTCAGCTGGGTGCGGGCCTCGATCGAGTTCGACAAGTGGCTCGTCGAGCACCTGGGCCTCGAGCCCGCCGAGAAGAAGGACGAGGCCGAGGGCGGAGAGCCCACGGAGGCCTGATCCCCGCGGTGGAGGCCCGGACCGGGGTGTGGCCGCGTGGCCGCCACCCCGGGCCGGGCCTTTGCCGTTCCCGTCAGGACGCCCTGAGGCCCTTGAGCCGGGACACGGCGTCCTCCAGGACCTCCGTGCGCTTGCAGAACGCGAAGCGCACGAAGTGCGCCCCCTGCTCGCGGTGGTCGTAGAAGACGGCGTTCGGGACGGCCACGACCCC from Streptomyces sp. NBC_01341 includes these protein-coding regions:
- a CDS encoding MFS transporter, with the protein product MLWAAYAQSVLGDQLARVALSLLVFERTESAGWTAATYALTTLPALLSGVLLTGLADRFPRRTVMVGCDLVRAALVGLMALPGTPLPLLAGLLVLAQLCEAPFGASQGALMPAVLGERLYERGQRVIVITHQAGQLVGFAAGGVLVVWLGSHLSLGLNAATFLISAVLIRLGVTARPVDADAGARPKRMHIQVRSAAALIWSDPRLRSLVALGWLAGFIVLPEGLAAPFAEEAGGSAASVGLLLAAHPAGMVLGAALLGRAAVGAERRRRLLGPLAVGANLPLLVYWAGPGVAVALLVLLVSGICSAYQITAGATFVMLTPADQRGQALGLARSGLTAMQGIGVAAGGLVTELSGSSARTIGGAGLVGTACAVVVAVAWARARQASAGTIPLSA
- a CDS encoding YbjN domain-containing protein — its product is MSIDPSSIPNFGGQPEPQASGPEGPVIPDQDLVKQLLEQMELKYVVDDEGDLAAPWEEFRTYFMFRGEEEQQVFSVRTFYDRPHALDQRPVLLDAIDDWNRRTLWPKVYTHAHEGEEGVAGSVRLIGEAQMLIGTGVSLEHFVSSTVSWVRASIEFDKWLVEHLGLEPAEKKDEAEGGEPTEA